In Thermobaculum terrenum ATCC BAA-798, one genomic interval encodes:
- a CDS encoding GxGYxYP domain-containing protein has product MPYEMSRREFLQIGSLLGASLLASSYWQAAGASYRGGQPHRWVRSRELPSFKRPHHLDYIDATDVDPDVQLVLTTMQGAVAQERPAIYVWFPTNEPNHAWIDTLGVPYTEHTDPWEVIRKHSSKVKGVIVYDPGLMDTINVATTLAGLQRAVVASPQIAQELSGEPYNLPIIDDLRGRFTSKLEAYQWQYDHLWPRCNHDVLTGISPSQRRSLPPGIPPYYTTLAQVTTHVHDSSNRGVYEFDLTPFLGGEAVYLRFDDAFTDDGWGPSVQHVTVIADGQTIADFQPFTDAEAQYLYDSDGSSRDGSHRFADGNRYFVYRFVPPQGTTSLTARVEMWNEYKVSATSTTPPTSDVLLPFPRFRDYIVAARTMVFWLDPNVDAERELFVRIMSEVDPYTPYMGWFAQDVAGEFSGTQLCSEHSVYVLAADFFDNGTVFGAVRAPMPPRRPPTKPTLENKIYVALVMSEGDNIQYDQHRMRQLWDDPNRGKIPINWTVNPILFEAAPTIIGYYLRTATDNDLLMAGPSGAGYINPTPWPDDTFRIYTHATYRYMHRLGMNTVYVLNRVNGRSVELSASERRAYIEDVKPEGIMLNWDARTAMQLLDGTTPQGTVRGTGNAADVLRAITEESQGWDGSSPLFLSIGVLAWNVTPTDLVNTLSTLGPEYQIVRADHFFELARQYYQSRG; this is encoded by the coding sequence ATGCCTTACGAGATGAGCCGAAGAGAGTTCCTGCAGATAGGTAGCCTACTCGGGGCGTCGTTGTTGGCTTCGTCCTATTGGCAAGCTGCCGGCGCCTCTTACAGAGGTGGGCAACCCCACCGATGGGTGCGCTCACGAGAGCTACCTTCCTTCAAGCGGCCCCATCACCTGGACTACATAGATGCGACCGACGTTGACCCCGATGTGCAGCTCGTGCTCACGACGATGCAGGGGGCGGTCGCACAGGAGAGGCCAGCTATCTACGTGTGGTTCCCCACCAACGAACCCAATCACGCTTGGATCGACACTTTGGGAGTGCCCTATACGGAACACACGGATCCTTGGGAGGTCATTCGCAAGCACAGCTCGAAGGTCAAAGGGGTCATAGTCTACGATCCAGGGCTGATGGACACGATCAACGTGGCCACTACGCTCGCCGGCCTGCAGCGTGCAGTGGTGGCTTCTCCCCAGATCGCTCAGGAGCTCTCCGGTGAGCCCTACAACCTGCCGATCATCGACGACCTCAGGGGGAGGTTCACAAGCAAGCTCGAGGCCTACCAATGGCAGTACGACCACCTTTGGCCACGGTGCAACCACGACGTGCTGACGGGTATAAGCCCGTCCCAGAGAAGGAGCCTGCCGCCAGGGATACCTCCCTACTACACAACCCTGGCGCAGGTAACGACTCACGTCCACGACTCATCCAACCGCGGGGTGTACGAGTTTGATCTCACCCCATTCCTGGGGGGTGAAGCGGTATACCTGCGCTTCGACGACGCCTTCACGGACGATGGCTGGGGGCCCTCGGTCCAGCACGTCACGGTCATAGCCGACGGCCAGACGATAGCCGACTTCCAGCCGTTTACCGATGCTGAGGCGCAGTACCTGTACGACTCTGATGGCTCCTCACGCGACGGTAGTCACCGCTTCGCGGACGGCAACCGCTACTTCGTGTACCGATTCGTGCCACCGCAAGGCACCACATCGCTCACCGCGCGCGTGGAGATGTGGAACGAGTACAAGGTATCCGCCACGAGCACTACTCCACCCACCTCGGATGTGCTCCTGCCGTTCCCGCGGTTCAGGGACTACATCGTGGCCGCACGCACCATGGTGTTCTGGCTCGATCCGAACGTGGACGCGGAGCGCGAGCTGTTCGTGCGCATCATGAGCGAGGTCGATCCCTACACCCCGTACATGGGGTGGTTCGCCCAGGACGTCGCGGGCGAGTTCAGTGGTACCCAGCTCTGCTCGGAGCACAGCGTGTACGTGCTCGCCGCCGACTTCTTCGACAACGGCACGGTGTTTGGTGCCGTGAGGGCCCCTATGCCCCCACGCCGACCGCCCACCAAGCCCACGCTGGAGAATAAGATCTACGTCGCGCTCGTGATGTCCGAGGGCGACAATATCCAGTACGACCAGCACAGGATGCGCCAGCTATGGGATGACCCCAACAGGGGTAAGATCCCCATCAACTGGACGGTCAACCCTATACTGTTCGAGGCCGCGCCGACGATCATCGGCTATTACCTGCGCACGGCCACCGATAACGATCTCCTCATGGCCGGACCCTCTGGTGCGGGCTACATCAATCCCACCCCTTGGCCAGATGATACCTTCCGGATATACACCCACGCGACCTATCGGTACATGCATCGCCTGGGGATGAACACCGTGTACGTGCTCAACAGAGTGAACGGCAGGTCGGTGGAGCTATCGGCCTCCGAGCGGCGGGCGTACATCGAGGACGTTAAGCCCGAGGGCATCATGCTCAACTGGGACGCGCGCACGGCGATGCAGCTACTCGATGGCACGACGCCCCAGGGCACGGTCCGCGGCACGGGCAATGCAGCGGACGTGCTGCGGGCGATAACGGAAGAGTCTCAGGGTTGGGACGGTAGCTCTCCCCTGTTCCTCTCAATAGGCGTGCTAGCATGGAACGTCACACCCACGGACCTGGTGAACACGCTCTCGACGCTTGGTCCTGAGTACCAGATAGTGCGAGCGGACCACTTCTTCGAGCTCGCCAGGCAGTACTACCAGTCAAGGGGCTAA
- a CDS encoding ABC transporter ATP-binding protein: MTDGREHRIEVQHVTQEFRGAAFRSTGGKLIAVNDVTFALTDNPPQIINLVGQSGSGKSTLARIILGLQKPTSGTVTFNGKDIYRLSRRDRAEFLRMVQPVFQDPYGIFNPFYRVDRVLWKPIKKFGLAKSRSQGLELIERSLRAVDLRPEDVLGRYPHQLSGGQRQRVMLARIHMLQPRFIIADEPVSMLDAAVRVAFLNLLIDFRDKYGMTTLFITHDLSTSYYVGGEIMVMHKGRIVESGRVDDVLLHPQHPYTRTLLASVPVPDPDARWRDKAEVAIEEEEVVVESPNMEVPNP, translated from the coding sequence ATGACAGACGGTCGTGAGCACAGGATAGAGGTGCAGCACGTGACTCAGGAGTTCAGGGGCGCGGCCTTCCGATCAACCGGTGGGAAGCTGATCGCGGTCAACGACGTGACGTTCGCGCTCACGGACAACCCGCCGCAGATCATCAACCTTGTGGGGCAGAGCGGCAGCGGCAAGAGCACGCTGGCGCGGATCATTCTGGGATTGCAGAAGCCCACCAGCGGCACCGTCACATTCAACGGCAAGGACATCTATCGGCTGAGCAGGCGCGATCGCGCGGAGTTCCTGCGCATGGTGCAGCCAGTCTTTCAGGACCCTTACGGCATCTTCAACCCCTTCTACAGGGTGGACAGGGTGCTGTGGAAGCCGATCAAGAAGTTTGGATTGGCCAAGAGCAGGTCACAGGGTTTGGAGCTCATAGAGCGCTCGCTGCGAGCTGTCGACCTGCGCCCGGAGGACGTGCTTGGGAGGTATCCTCACCAGCTATCTGGGGGACAGCGCCAGAGGGTGATGCTGGCGCGCATCCACATGCTGCAGCCGCGCTTCATAATTGCCGACGAGCCGGTGTCGATGCTGGATGCGGCGGTGAGGGTAGCGTTCCTCAACCTGCTGATAGACTTCCGAGACAAGTACGGCATGACCACGCTCTTCATCACGCACGATCTCTCGACCTCGTACTACGTCGGCGGTGAGATCATGGTGATGCACAAGGGCCGCATCGTTGAGAGCGGCCGGGTGGATGACGTGCTGCTCCACCCGCAGCACCCGTACACCCGTACGCTGCTGGCCTCCGTCCCCGTGCCTGATCCCGATGCTCGGTGGCGGGACAAGGCAGAGGTCGCGATCGAGGAGGAAGAGGTCGTAGTCGAGTCCCCCAACATGGAGGTACCTAACCCGTGA
- a CDS encoding ABC transporter ATP-binding protein yields the protein MTQESIARERARSAEGEPLLEVRDLRVYYRTVAGLSKAVDGVDLEVRRGEILGIAGESGSGKSTLTTALLRLTKPPGFIAGGSVIFHPREGAPVDLMKLSDSQVREYRWRNLSYLPQGSMNSLNPVMKIEDQFVDVITQHSDIPARKAREMVPSLLEQVGLDLHVARMYPHELSGGMKQRVIIAMSVALNSDLVVADEPTTALDVHIQRVVIQTLASLRDEFGMTVILVTHDMAVHAELADRVAVMYAGKIVEVSDVHQIFKDPKHPYTQGLIASIPKIGGERRRLSGIGGNAPSPLNWPPGCRFHPRCPYVMDACRQQEPPLLPLVNGHQRPPVVACHLYTQQQVSGGSDDRRS from the coding sequence ATGACGCAGGAATCCATAGCTAGAGAAAGGGCCAGGAGCGCGGAGGGCGAACCGCTGCTGGAGGTGCGCGACCTGCGGGTCTATTACCGCACCGTCGCAGGGTTATCCAAGGCGGTGGACGGCGTGGACCTGGAGGTGCGCAGAGGCGAGATCCTGGGGATAGCGGGCGAGTCGGGCTCGGGCAAGAGCACGCTCACCACCGCGCTGCTGCGATTGACGAAGCCCCCTGGCTTCATAGCTGGGGGCAGCGTGATCTTCCACCCCAGAGAAGGGGCACCGGTGGACCTCATGAAGCTGAGCGACTCGCAGGTGAGGGAGTACCGTTGGCGGAACCTCTCCTACCTGCCCCAGGGCTCGATGAACTCGCTCAACCCGGTGATGAAGATCGAGGACCAGTTCGTCGACGTTATCACCCAGCACAGCGACATCCCCGCCAGGAAGGCCAGGGAGATGGTACCGAGCCTGCTCGAGCAGGTGGGATTGGATCTCCACGTGGCGCGCATGTACCCCCACGAGCTCTCGGGTGGCATGAAACAGAGGGTGATCATCGCGATGTCGGTGGCGCTCAACTCGGACCTCGTGGTCGCCGACGAGCCCACGACGGCGCTCGACGTGCACATCCAGCGGGTGGTGATCCAGACGCTGGCATCGCTGCGCGACGAGTTCGGCATGACGGTGATCCTGGTGACGCACGACATGGCCGTGCACGCTGAGCTGGCGGACAGGGTCGCTGTGATGTACGCGGGTAAGATCGTGGAGGTGAGCGACGTCCACCAGATATTCAAGGATCCCAAGCATCCTTACACCCAGGGGCTCATCGCCTCGATCCCCAAGATCGGTGGCGAGCGCAGGCGGCTGTCCGGCATAGGGGGTAACGCCCCCAGCCCGCTCAACTGGCCACCTGGGTGCCGGTTCCACCCCAGATGCCCCTATGTGATGGACGCCTGCCGCCAGCAGGAACCCCCTCTGCTCCCGTTGGTGAACGGGCACCAGCGTCCTCCGGTGGTTGCCTGCCACCTGTACACCCAGCAGCAAGTATCAGGAGGTAGCGATGACAGACGGTCGTGA
- a CDS encoding ABC transporter permease → MRGVRGIWNSSNKLKIGLLIILFFVVVAVLNEPIVRMIGRGKDPIETAAYIPWQLPNRTNWLGTDRYGRDILALAVKGLAASLQVGAVAGLISTFIGVLVAFLAGYKGGRVDSILSGVADMFLVVPSLPILIVLSAYATNLNLFTIGLILAIFSWALAARVIRSQVLSLRTRPYVELAKVNNMGDLEIIFQELVPNLLPFIAVGFANAVLGSIFALVGLEVIGLGPSNVIDLGLMLNWAIGWGTLSLGMWPLFVTPIFILGMLFFAVNLINIGLEETYNPRLRKVAGA, encoded by the coding sequence ATGCGCGGTGTGAGAGGCATATGGAACAGCAGCAACAAGCTCAAGATAGGGCTGCTGATCATCCTGTTCTTCGTGGTCGTGGCGGTGCTCAACGAGCCCATCGTACGCATGATAGGCCGAGGTAAGGACCCGATAGAGACCGCGGCGTATATACCCTGGCAGCTACCTAACAGGACGAACTGGCTGGGCACAGATCGCTACGGTCGCGACATCTTGGCGCTTGCGGTCAAGGGCCTGGCGGCGTCGCTGCAGGTAGGCGCGGTGGCGGGCCTGATCTCGACTTTCATAGGGGTGTTGGTGGCGTTCCTTGCGGGCTACAAAGGAGGTAGGGTGGACAGCATCCTCTCGGGGGTGGCGGACATGTTCCTGGTGGTGCCCAGCCTTCCCATCCTGATAGTGCTCTCGGCCTACGCGACCAACCTCAACCTGTTCACTATAGGCCTGATCCTGGCGATATTCAGCTGGGCGCTGGCGGCGCGCGTCATCCGCTCGCAGGTGCTCAGCCTGCGCACCAGGCCCTATGTGGAGCTGGCGAAGGTCAACAACATGGGTGATCTGGAGATCATCTTCCAGGAGCTCGTGCCCAACCTGTTGCCGTTCATCGCCGTGGGCTTCGCCAATGCGGTGCTCGGCTCGATCTTCGCCCTGGTTGGGCTGGAGGTGATAGGTCTGGGCCCCAGCAACGTCATAGACCTGGGACTAATGCTCAACTGGGCGATAGGCTGGGGCACGCTGAGCCTGGGGATGTGGCCGCTGTTCGTCACCCCTATCTTCATCCTTGGCATGCTGTTCTTCGCGGTGAACTTGATCAACATAGGACTCGAGGAGACTTACAACCCGCGCCTGCGGAAGGTGGCGGGAGCTTAG
- a CDS encoding ABC transporter permease: MAQAASHGGTGIISFCRSFVVNHPLAAYAVRRFGVYLLTLWGSITITFFFFRLIPGNPIDAYIQNLQTMQQNYSVQASEATVQYYKEAFGLNGSLLEQYVRYMNQLVLHQNFGPSLINYPNPAQVVIARALPWTIGLLGISTVIMWIIGVVLGAILGWKRDKPISGFVTYLAIAFSHIPYYFIALILVFLLSYRLGWLPSTAAYDPGYRIGFTPEFITSVIKHAILPSLSIIVIGVANWMVSTRMLIVPMLGEDFLTFAEAKGLRPGYILTRYALRNCWLPQVIGLGIGLGSIFNGNVLVEQLFNYPGVGNLFVQATAQLDYNTMMGVVILAIFGVLTANLILDLLLPAIDPRVKYWR; encoded by the coding sequence ATGGCACAGGCAGCTTCCCATGGAGGAACGGGAATAATCTCCTTCTGCCGTAGCTTTGTTGTAAATCATCCACTGGCGGCCTACGCGGTGCGCAGGTTCGGGGTGTACCTGCTGACGCTCTGGGGCTCCATCACGATCACCTTCTTCTTCTTCAGGCTGATCCCCGGCAACCCCATCGACGCCTACATCCAGAACCTGCAGACGATGCAGCAGAACTACAGCGTGCAGGCCAGCGAAGCTACCGTGCAGTACTACAAGGAGGCGTTCGGCCTCAACGGCAGCCTCCTGGAGCAGTACGTGCGTTATATGAACCAGCTGGTGTTGCATCAGAACTTCGGCCCCTCTTTGATCAACTATCCCAACCCTGCTCAGGTGGTGATCGCCCGTGCTCTACCCTGGACGATAGGGTTGCTGGGGATCTCGACCGTGATCATGTGGATCATAGGGGTGGTGCTGGGGGCGATACTCGGCTGGAAGCGCGACAAGCCGATCTCGGGCTTCGTGACCTACCTGGCGATCGCCTTCTCGCACATCCCATACTACTTCATCGCGCTGATCCTGGTGTTCCTGCTTTCCTACAGGCTGGGTTGGCTGCCATCCACCGCAGCCTACGACCCCGGCTACAGGATAGGCTTCACACCTGAGTTCATCACCAGCGTGATCAAGCACGCCATACTCCCCTCGCTATCCATCATTGTGATAGGTGTGGCCAACTGGATGGTGAGCACGCGCATGCTCATCGTGCCGATGCTGGGGGAGGACTTCCTGACGTTCGCCGAGGCCAAGGGGCTCAGGCCGGGATACATTCTGACAAGGTACGCGCTGCGCAACTGCTGGCTCCCACAGGTGATCGGCCTTGGCATCGGCCTGGGCAGCATCTTCAACGGGAACGTGCTCGTCGAGCAGCTGTTCAACTACCCAGGAGTGGGCAACCTGTTCGTCCAGGCCACTGCCCAGCTCGACTACAACACGATGATGGGGGTAGTGATCCTGGCTATATTTGGGGTGCTCACCGCCAACCTCATACTGGACCTGTTGCTGCCGGCGATAGACCCCAGAGTGAAGTACTGGAGGTAG
- a CDS encoding ABC transporter substrate-binding protein, protein MSNADEVRSPNDPRLTRRQLIEAMLASGGVLAAGPLLAACGGGTQATPTPPSGQAPAASAPPASASSPSPSPTACATCPSPGASPGVTPTAGEKQAEEVPPQQPQRGGTIPTPREQTVVVDQAPFTIFDSFNPFIPNGWQYNGGAQQILVENLFYWLPTGEIKPWLGKEWKYNSDYSELTLTLNPKVKWNDGQPFTSEDVKYSLEIQQDPALFGSGIKEFDSVETPDEHTVVIKLTKPNPRYHQRFICGIIGSFIVVPKHIWFKHNPKTFKNNPPVFTGPYVLDRAIPSQLMFVWKKNPNYWNKDEFDPAPQYVVYRTAPVPDSEVQEFKRGTVDVASFDYTHAMAVKNGGYQNIIITTKFRDPCPRGIHVNCDPSKPLLSDPRARWAISYLIDRQKIGTAVWFVPTPPAQYPWADYESNKKWSNDSIASKYQLTYDPKKAEQLFDELGAKKDSSGRRMYKGKQVEINIITPVAVGQPEYVIGQLLSQELQKIGIKSSVRALSGSVFSDKQSKGQYDLLSLWICGELFDPAQFYSQFDNRQYKPIGKDASSDQVRLKDQKFQELILKLNNANPDDPKNKPLYDQALERFYQLLPVIPIIQTTYPKVYNTTYWTGWPTDDNVYTVPLEWWGQFMFVIGNLKPAKSS, encoded by the coding sequence ATGTCCAACGCAGACGAAGTCCGAAGTCCCAATGATCCCAGGCTGACCCGCCGGCAGCTCATAGAAGCGATGCTGGCCTCCGGTGGCGTGCTGGCCGCTGGCCCTCTGCTGGCCGCCTGCGGTGGGGGCACCCAGGCTACCCCGACACCCCCAAGTGGTCAAGCTCCTGCAGCGAGCGCCCCGCCTGCTTCGGCCAGCAGCCCGAGCCCAAGCCCGACCGCCTGCGCTACCTGTCCCTCCCCTGGAGCCTCCCCAGGCGTGACTCCCACCGCTGGGGAGAAGCAGGCTGAGGAGGTGCCGCCCCAGCAGCCACAGAGGGGAGGCACCATTCCTACCCCCAGGGAGCAGACGGTCGTCGTAGACCAGGCTCCATTCACCATCTTCGACAGCTTCAACCCATTCATTCCCAACGGTTGGCAGTACAACGGAGGGGCGCAGCAGATCCTCGTGGAAAACCTCTTCTACTGGTTGCCTACTGGCGAGATCAAGCCCTGGCTGGGCAAGGAGTGGAAGTACAACTCCGACTACTCCGAGCTGACCCTTACCCTCAACCCCAAGGTGAAGTGGAACGATGGTCAACCCTTCACATCGGAGGACGTCAAATACAGCCTGGAGATCCAGCAGGATCCGGCGTTATTCGGTAGCGGCATCAAGGAGTTTGATAGCGTTGAGACTCCTGACGAGCATACAGTGGTGATCAAGCTCACCAAGCCGAATCCTCGCTACCACCAGCGTTTCATCTGTGGTATTATCGGCTCCTTCATCGTGGTGCCCAAGCATATATGGTTCAAGCACAATCCCAAGACCTTCAAGAACAACCCGCCGGTCTTCACTGGCCCCTACGTTCTGGACAGGGCTATACCATCGCAGCTGATGTTCGTGTGGAAGAAGAACCCCAACTACTGGAACAAGGACGAGTTTGATCCCGCTCCTCAGTACGTGGTGTACCGCACAGCGCCCGTGCCGGACTCGGAGGTCCAGGAGTTCAAGCGGGGCACGGTGGATGTGGCTTCGTTCGACTACACGCACGCGATGGCCGTCAAGAACGGCGGCTACCAGAACATCATCATTACCACGAAGTTCAGGGATCCATGCCCGCGCGGCATTCACGTCAACTGCGATCCCTCCAAGCCGCTGCTGTCGGACCCGCGGGCGCGCTGGGCAATCTCCTACCTCATAGACAGGCAGAAGATAGGTACGGCCGTGTGGTTCGTGCCCACCCCGCCCGCGCAGTATCCTTGGGCGGACTACGAGTCCAACAAGAAGTGGTCCAACGACTCTATAGCTTCCAAGTATCAGCTGACCTACGATCCCAAGAAGGCGGAGCAGCTGTTCGATGAGCTGGGTGCGAAGAAGGACTCCAGCGGCAGGCGTATGTACAAGGGCAAGCAGGTAGAGATCAACATCATCACCCCGGTAGCCGTAGGGCAGCCCGAGTACGTGATCGGCCAACTGCTCTCGCAGGAGCTACAGAAGATCGGGATCAAGTCGAGCGTGAGGGCGCTCTCTGGCAGCGTGTTCAGTGACAAGCAGAGCAAGGGACAGTACGACCTGCTCTCGCTATGGATCTGCGGAGAGCTGTTTGATCCCGCCCAGTTCTACTCCCAGTTCGACAACCGACAGTATAAGCCGATCGGCAAGGATGCCTCTTCGGATCAGGTGAGGCTCAAGGACCAGAAGTTTCAGGAGCTGATCCTCAAGCTCAACAACGCTAATCCCGACGATCCGAAGAACAAGCCGCTATACGACCAGGCGCTGGAGCGGTTCTACCAGCTCCTGCCGGTCATCCCGATCATCCAGACCACTTATCCGAAGGTGTACAACACCACCTACTGGACAGGCTGGCCCACCGATGACAACGTGTACACGGTGCCCCTGGAGTGGTGGGGCCAGTTCATGTTCGTGATCGGCAACCTGAAGCCGGCCAAGAGTTCGTAG
- a CDS encoding GntR family transcriptional regulator — protein sequence MEDGTPRYYKIKKILLEELESGRFKPGDRFLTEKELRERFKVSATTAVRVLNDLEREGYLVRKQGKGTFVAERQEPKAEPTPLPQVTPNGRLIACVFSQIGGGHVVEVIRGVEAVCHRSNYHMILFDSSGSSEREAMNLRRAREAGAGGIILFPTDGDQNQGIVEEYVRQGFPVVMVDRYYPAVATDIVVPDNFGIGYRLTKHLIDRGHKHIATIWGETNCTSVRDRMAGYKEALLRHNVPIVPEISRLFCYERLRPEERYDLLRTWLNAPYHPTVFVGVNGYVATMVATDLAAIGVHVGEEVEIAGMDHVGPYTPMPIMSTNAILPSREMGISAAEILIERLREPQEHRQFRYVVLPVEISANEKSAVKIIGTAPKGV from the coding sequence ATGGAAGATGGGACCCCAAGATACTACAAGATAAAGAAGATCCTCCTTGAAGAGTTAGAGAGTGGACGCTTCAAGCCCGGCGATAGGTTTCTAACGGAGAAGGAGCTGAGGGAGCGCTTCAAGGTCAGCGCCACCACTGCCGTCAGGGTCCTCAATGACCTCGAGCGTGAGGGCTACCTGGTGCGCAAACAAGGTAAGGGCACCTTCGTCGCCGAGAGGCAGGAGCCTAAAGCCGAGCCCACACCCCTCCCACAGGTCACGCCCAATGGTAGGCTCATTGCCTGCGTCTTCTCGCAGATTGGGGGCGGTCACGTCGTGGAGGTCATCCGAGGCGTTGAGGCCGTATGTCATCGCTCCAACTACCACATGATCCTCTTCGACTCCTCCGGATCGTCAGAGAGGGAAGCGATGAACCTCCGGAGAGCCAGGGAGGCAGGTGCGGGAGGCATCATCCTGTTCCCAACCGACGGTGATCAGAACCAGGGGATCGTAGAGGAGTACGTCCGCCAGGGGTTCCCAGTCGTCATGGTCGACAGATACTACCCGGCGGTGGCCACTGACATCGTGGTGCCCGACAACTTCGGCATAGGCTACCGCCTGACAAAGCACCTGATAGACCGAGGTCACAAGCACATCGCCACCATCTGGGGTGAGACGAACTGTACCAGCGTCCGCGACCGCATGGCGGGGTACAAGGAGGCCCTGCTGCGCCACAACGTACCAATTGTACCAGAGATATCCCGTCTCTTCTGCTACGAGCGCCTACGGCCCGAGGAGCGCTACGACCTGCTACGTACATGGCTCAATGCCCCCTATCACCCTACGGTGTTCGTGGGCGTCAACGGCTACGTAGCCACGATGGTGGCCACCGACCTGGCCGCGATCGGCGTCCACGTGGGCGAGGAGGTGGAGATAGCTGGCATGGACCACGTTGGGCCCTACACCCCTATGCCTATTATGTCAACCAATGCTATCCTGCCCTCCAGGGAGATGGGTATCTCGGCGGCGGAGATCCTCATAGAAAGGCTCAGGGAGCCCCAGGAACATCGCCAGTTCAGGTACGTGGTGCTGCCGGTGGAGATCTCCGCCAACGAGAAGTCGGCAGTGAAGATCATCGGCACAGCCCCTAAGGGTGTGTGA
- a CDS encoding VOC family protein, with translation MQARPRIIPHLWFDKEALEAAEFYTSLFPQSRTLHVGTIHDTPSGDTDTVMFELAGQTFQAISAGPLFKFNPSVSFIVNFDPSRDEQARARLDETWQALQDGGQILMPLDEYPFSKRYGWVQDRYGVSWQLILSNPEGDPRPFLVPSLLFTDVNKGRALEAGEFYRSVFPDSEVGQLEFSPPEETGGGADELVMFSDFRLGDTWFAAMDSPIEHGFGFNEAISFIVECRSQQEVDHYWEGLSADGGEKGPCGWLKDRYGLCWQVVPAELFGMLEDPDEEKVARVTQAFLSMSKLDIEELRRAYSGG, from the coding sequence ATGCAGGCAAGACCTAGGATCATTCCTCATCTATGGTTCGACAAAGAGGCTTTGGAGGCGGCGGAGTTCTACACCTCTCTGTTCCCGCAGTCGCGCACGCTGCACGTGGGCACCATCCATGATACGCCCTCTGGAGATACCGACACCGTCATGTTCGAGCTCGCTGGGCAGACCTTCCAGGCAATCAGCGCAGGTCCCTTGTTCAAGTTCAACCCCTCGGTATCCTTCATAGTAAACTTCGACCCGTCCCGGGACGAGCAGGCCCGCGCCCGGCTCGACGAGACTTGGCAGGCGTTGCAGGATGGTGGCCAGATACTAATGCCTTTGGATGAGTACCCCTTCAGCAAGCGCTACGGTTGGGTACAGGATCGCTACGGAGTATCCTGGCAGCTGATACTCTCCAACCCGGAGGGCGATCCCAGGCCATTCCTGGTGCCCAGCCTGTTGTTCACCGACGTGAACAAGGGCAGAGCACTGGAGGCAGGAGAGTTCTACAGGTCCGTGTTCCCCGACTCGGAGGTGGGCCAGCTAGAGTTCTCGCCTCCGGAGGAGACCGGCGGAGGAGCCGATGAGCTGGTGATGTTCTCCGATTTTCGCCTTGGGGACACCTGGTTTGCGGCCATGGACAGCCCCATAGAGCATGGGTTTGGGTTCAACGAAGCCATCTCCTTCATCGTAGAGTGCCGGTCCCAACAGGAGGTTGACCACTACTGGGAGGGGCTCTCGGCAGATGGGGGCGAGAAGGGGCCTTGCGGCTGGCTCAAGGACAGGTACGGCCTATGCTGGCAGGTAGTGCCCGCGGAGCTGTTCGGGATGCTGGAGGACCCCGACGAGGAGAAGGTAGCGAGGGTTACGCAAGCCTTCCTAAGCATGTCCAAGCTGGATATCGAAGAGCTGCGGAGGGCCTACTCCGGCGGCTAG
- a CDS encoding ornithine cyclodeaminase family protein has translation MQLDVTESEVRQLLSMQELIPAMERALAAFSAGRVVQPTRLMLPVTDHEGFLGVMPAYTGSALGVKLVTLYPQNKDLPTHHAVVILFRPETGEPLLSMDGTYITEARTAAVSAVATHYLAREDASVLALIGAGVQARSHLEALRLVRHFREVRVWSPRSAPEFARRHGVTAAASAEEAVRGADVVVTATTSRTPVLRGEWLSPGTHINAVGAPRPDWRELDDELLRRACIYVDSSEAAMRESGDVIAAGHFFAELGEVIAGSKPGRQSRDEITLFKSLGLAVEDVTAAELVYKKVRGQAAGG, from the coding sequence ATGCAGCTGGATGTCACCGAAAGCGAGGTCAGGCAACTGCTGAGCATGCAGGAGCTCATCCCCGCCATGGAGAGGGCGTTGGCTGCCTTCTCCGCCGGCAGGGTCGTGCAGCCCACCCGCCTGATGCTGCCGGTAACCGACCACGAGGGCTTCCTGGGGGTGATGCCCGCCTACACGGGATCGGCCCTCGGCGTCAAGCTGGTCACCCTCTACCCTCAGAACAAGGATCTACCTACTCATCACGCGGTAGTCATACTGTTCCGCCCCGAGACAGGCGAGCCGCTTCTCAGCATGGATGGCACGTACATCACCGAGGCCCGGACGGCAGCGGTCTCGGCGGTGGCCACGCACTACCTGGCGCGGGAGGATGCCTCCGTGCTGGCGCTGATCGGCGCGGGGGTGCAGGCCCGCAGCCACCTGGAAGCTCTCAGGTTGGTACGCCACTTCCGAGAGGTGCGGGTGTGGAGCCCAAGGAGCGCCCCGGAGTTCGCGCGACGGCACGGCGTGACCGCCGCGGCATCCGCGGAGGAGGCGGTCCGCGGGGCCGACGTGGTGGTGACCGCCACGACCTCACGCACGCCCGTGCTCCGCGGCGAGTGGCTGTCCCCCGGCACCCACATCAACGCCGTGGGAGCACCCAGGCCGGACTGGCGAGAGCTCGACGACGAGCTGCTCCGCAGGGCGTGCATCTACGTAGACTCATCCGAGGCCGCCATGCGGGAATCAGGCGACGTGATAGCCGCCGGACACTTCTTCGCCGAGCTCGGGGAGGTGATCGCCGGTAGCAAGCCGGGCAGGCAGTCCCGGGATGAGATCACCCTGTTCAAGTCGCTTGGGCTGGCGGTAGAGGATGTAACCGCCGCGGAGCTGGTGTACAAGAAGGTGCGTGGCCAGGCCGCCGGAGGCTGA